In Chloroflexota bacterium, the following are encoded in one genomic region:
- a CDS encoding sortase, producing MLLLGIIVGCSARQEPEQALPTVTETVSQVTDATSTPRPQATSTPVPTKPIQEEGVSHIPPTPTPDSPPVRLVIPALGIDVPVVEVGWHIVGEGEERRSEWQTADYAAGHHVNSANPGQVGNVVISGHHNIKGKVFEQISRDIDRKEPRLIPGAEIQVYTADGRDYTYQVEQVLLLQEVGASEEERRKNAQWMAPTDEPSLTLITCWPFWTNTHRVIVRAKLQE from the coding sequence ATGTTGCTCTTGGGCATCATCGTAGGATGCAGTGCGCGGCAGGAGCCCGAGCAGGCACTTCCCACGGTCACCGAGACCGTCTCGCAGGTCACCGACGCGACCTCTACACCGCGCCCACAGGCAACGTCGACCCCTGTCCCAACGAAGCCCATCCAAGAGGAGGGCGTATCCCATATCCCCCCCACACCGACGCCTGACAGCCCACCGGTACGCCTGGTGATCCCCGCGCTTGGCATCGACGTACCCGTCGTAGAGGTTGGATGGCACATCGTGGGGGAGGGCGAGGAACGACGCAGCGAGTGGCAAACCGCCGATTACGCAGCCGGCCATCACGTCAACAGCGCCAATCCGGGGCAGGTCGGCAACGTGGTCATCTCCGGACACCATAATATCAAGGGAAAGGTCTTCGAGCAGATCAGCCGGGATATCGATCGCAAGGAGCCCCGGCTGATCCCGGGAGCGGAGATCCAGGTCTACACGGCCGACGGGCGTGATTATACGTATCAAGTGGAACAGGTCCTGCTGTTACAGGAAGTCGGCGCCTCTGAGGAGGAACGGCGGAAGAACGCCCAATGGATGGCTCCCACGGATGAGCCCAGCCTGACGTTGATCACCTGTTGGCCTTTCTGGACGAACACCCATCGCGTGATCGTGCGAGCGAAACTGCAGGAATAA
- a CDS encoding polysaccharide biosynthesis tyrosine autokinase, with protein MELRQYANIIWRWLWLILLCTILAGGTAYWVSRNSTPIYQASVTLLINEAQNPDLNDYTAILTSERLARTYAELLKTRPVLEQVIERLGLPMEANELAKEISVQPVRDTQLIRLSVESPNPELAAEIANMIPVIFAERNERMQLGRFASSKENLAREIEAIQQDIAKTQEAITRLGTPETPAQQAELDRLQSALTQYRNSYSNLLQSYEEIRLAEARSINNIVISEPAEVPTYPVRPRVLLNTLLAAIVGAMLAIGGVFLIEYLDDTIKTPDDVSQILGLPTLGAIARIRTDGRAQQLITHSEPKSPISEAYRTLRTNIQFSSVDRPIRTLLVTSSSPSEGKSTTAANLAVVMAQTGQRVILIDTDLRRPILHKFFGLPNAAGLTTSLLTGADPILDGYLQPTEVENLWVLTSGPTPPNPSELLGSQRMQDVIQRLQQEADILVFDSPPALAVTDAAVLARQLDGVLLVIDAGETRQPLAQRACQELTNVGAHILGVALNKLATGRSGYYYYYYYYYYYSESENGYRRRRSLQADGRGWRSIATRWFRKPPSRPEKQRE; from the coding sequence ATGGAACTCAGACAATACGCGAACATCATCTGGCGGTGGCTATGGCTTATCCTGCTTTGTACGATCCTCGCCGGCGGCACGGCATACTGGGTCAGCCGCAACAGTACCCCTATTTACCAAGCCTCCGTGACCCTGCTGATCAATGAGGCGCAAAACCCCGATCTGAACGATTACACCGCGATCCTCACCAGCGAGCGGCTGGCACGCACATATGCCGAGCTGCTGAAGACCCGTCCCGTGCTGGAGCAGGTGATCGAGCGGCTTGGCCTGCCCATGGAGGCCAACGAGCTGGCAAAGGAGATCTCCGTGCAGCCGGTGCGGGACACCCAGCTCATCCGCCTCAGTGTGGAGAGCCCGAACCCAGAGCTGGCGGCCGAGATCGCCAACATGATCCCGGTCATCTTCGCGGAGCGCAACGAGCGCATGCAACTGGGACGGTTCGCCAGCTCCAAGGAGAACCTGGCGCGTGAGATCGAGGCGATCCAACAGGACATCGCAAAAACCCAGGAGGCCATCACCCGCCTGGGCACGCCGGAGACCCCGGCACAACAGGCTGAACTCGATCGGCTCCAGAGCGCGCTGACGCAATATCGCAACAGCTACTCCAACCTGCTGCAAAGCTACGAGGAGATCCGCCTGGCGGAGGCCCGCTCCATCAACAACATCGTCATCTCAGAGCCCGCGGAGGTGCCCACCTACCCGGTGCGGCCGCGCGTCCTGCTCAACACCCTCCTGGCCGCCATCGTAGGAGCCATGCTCGCCATCGGCGGCGTCTTCCTCATCGAGTACCTGGACGACACGATCAAGACGCCCGACGACGTCTCCCAGATCCTGGGGCTGCCTACACTTGGCGCCATCGCTCGCATCCGCACCGATGGCCGAGCGCAACAGCTCATCACGCACAGCGAGCCGAAATCCCCCATCTCCGAGGCCTACCGCACCCTGCGCACCAACATCCAGTTCTCCAGCGTCGATCGCCCCATCCGCACGCTCCTGGTGACCAGCTCCAGCCCCAGCGAGGGCAAGAGCACGACCGCGGCGAACCTGGCCGTGGTCATGGCCCAGACAGGGCAGCGCGTGATCCTGATCGATACCGACCTGCGGCGTCCTATCCTGCATAAGTTCTTCGGCCTGCCCAACGCCGCGGGCCTGACGACCTCCCTGCTCACCGGGGCGGATCCCATCCTGGACGGCTATCTGCAGCCCACCGAGGTCGAAAACCTGTGGGTCCTCACCAGCGGCCCGACGCCTCCCAACCCGTCGGAGCTGTTGGGGTCCCAGCGCATGCAGGACGTGATCCAGCGCCTCCAACAGGAGGCCGACATCCTCGTCTTCGATAGCCCTCCCGCCCTGGCGGTGACCGACGCGGCCGTGCTGGCCCGCCAGCTCGACGGCGTGCTCCTGGTCATCGACGCCGGGGAGACGCGTCAGCCGCTGGCGCAACGCGCATGCCAGGAGCTGACCAACGTGGGCGCTCACATCCTGGGCGTCGCGCTGAACAAGCTCGCAACGGGACGATCCGGCTACTACTATTATTACTACTACTATTATTACTACTCCGAGAGCGAGAACGGCTACCGACGGCGGCGGAGCCTGCAGGCCGATGGGCGAGGGTGGCGCAGCATCGCGACACGGTGGTTCCGCAAACCGCCCTCACGGCCGGAGAAACAAAGAGAGTAG
- a CDS encoding PBP1A family penicillin-binding protein encodes MSRRGRSIRFGCFIVCIIGVMLFVACADLLGPARVHERTQDRLIAAVESYMTDLPGPTPKLFLTTRVYDRNGVLIGEFWDEGRRYWVPLERIAPALRQATIATEDKTFYTNPGVDWAAIARAVFQNTTEREIVSGASTITQQLARNIAFTYEERIARSLDRKVREAALARELTRRFTKDEILEMYLNVVYYGHLAYGAEAAARTYFGKSAAELTLAESALLAALPQAPRDLDPLVPGNLERAKARQGLVLALMARNGFITPEEAAAAYSEPLEFRPAEVPRVAPHFLVYVRHLLEAQYGKDVVARGGLTVITTLDTRLQQVAQEIVRDRVEEVRERYRLTNAALVALKPGSGEILAMVGSVDFYSPDIDGQVNVTLRPRQPGSAIKPILYALAFTRGYSPASLIWDVPAEFPLADGSVYEPENYDEKFHGPVRLRDALANSFNVPAVKLLNQVGIPDMLDLAHAMGIQGLDQPASHYGLSLTLGGGEVTLLSLTNAFATLANGGGYVPPVAILGIADRAGRTVVRYQPPQPKPVVDARVAYLVTSILSDNEARTPMFGANSPLRLSRPAAAKTGTTTDWRDNWTVGYTPYLAVGVWAGNNDGTPMQHTSGLTGAAPIWHDFMEAVFADPILDAAVRSPDDPLDFPRPEGIIEAPICELSSLNFGPDCPVTRSELFIDPTIPITIGVPGGEIAARPVVTDTAAMMASLDPAWTVRQVIRLAPVQGPDKPAPLLCTTELGGEPMAVIRVPEDPEEAERAREWAARAGIPAEPPPCDAQIARDMPGVVASARITSPEAGSVITGPVAILGSAVFDPRQIQFYKVEFGYGHNPTDWITMGDVHSTPVANGWLETWYADALPPGPYALRVVLVKWDGNFLATAPVPVQVQR; translated from the coding sequence ATGAGCCGACGAGGCCGATCGATTCGATTTGGGTGTTTCATCGTTTGCATTATAGGGGTGATGTTGTTCGTCGCCTGTGCGGACCTTCTGGGGCCCGCACGTGTCCATGAGAGGACGCAGGATCGCCTGATCGCGGCCGTCGAGTCGTATATGACGGACCTGCCGGGGCCGACGCCCAAGCTGTTCCTTACCACACGAGTATATGATCGAAACGGCGTGCTCATAGGCGAGTTCTGGGACGAGGGTCGTCGCTACTGGGTGCCCCTGGAGCGCATCGCCCCGGCCTTACGCCAGGCGACCATCGCGACCGAGGATAAGACGTTTTACACGAATCCGGGCGTGGACTGGGCGGCCATCGCCCGCGCGGTCTTCCAAAACACGACCGAGAGGGAGATCGTCTCCGGGGCCTCCACGATCACCCAACAGTTGGCGCGGAACATCGCCTTCACGTATGAGGAGCGCATCGCCCGTTCGCTCGATCGCAAGGTGCGAGAGGCGGCGCTGGCGCGGGAGCTGACCCGGCGCTTTACCAAGGATGAGATCCTGGAGATGTACCTGAACGTGGTCTATTATGGGCATCTGGCGTATGGCGCCGAGGCGGCCGCCCGCACGTACTTTGGAAAATCGGCAGCTGAGCTCACGCTGGCCGAGAGCGCTCTGCTAGCCGCGCTCCCTCAGGCCCCTCGTGATCTGGATCCTCTGGTGCCGGGGAACCTGGAGCGGGCGAAGGCGAGACAGGGGCTGGTGTTGGCGTTGATGGCGCGCAACGGATTCATCACGCCGGAGGAGGCGGCAGCGGCGTATTCTGAGCCATTGGAGTTCCGCCCCGCCGAGGTGCCCCGTGTGGCCCCCCATTTCCTGGTCTACGTGCGGCATCTCTTGGAGGCCCAGTACGGGAAGGACGTGGTGGCTCGCGGGGGGCTGACGGTGATCACGACGCTGGACACCCGGCTCCAGCAGGTCGCCCAGGAGATCGTCCGGGATCGGGTGGAGGAGGTGCGGGAGCGTTATCGTCTGACGAACGCCGCCCTGGTGGCCTTGAAGCCGGGCAGCGGCGAGATATTGGCGATGGTGGGCAGCGTGGATTTTTACAGCCCGGACATCGATGGGCAGGTGAACGTCACGTTGCGCCCCCGGCAACCCGGGTCCGCCATCAAGCCGATCCTCTATGCGCTGGCCTTCACGCGCGGCTACAGCCCGGCCAGCTTGATCTGGGACGTGCCCGCGGAGTTCCCGCTGGCCGACGGAAGCGTGTATGAGCCGGAGAATTATGACGAGAAATTCCATGGCCCGGTGCGGTTGCGGGATGCGCTGGCCAACTCCTTCAACGTGCCCGCGGTCAAGTTGCTGAACCAGGTGGGCATTCCCGACATGTTGGATCTGGCCCATGCGATGGGGATCCAGGGGTTGGATCAGCCGGCCAGCCATTATGGCCTGTCCCTGACGTTGGGGGGCGGGGAGGTGACGTTGTTGAGCCTGACCAACGCGTTCGCCACGTTGGCCAACGGTGGCGGATATGTGCCCCCGGTCGCCATCCTCGGCATCGCGGATCGGGCGGGGCGTACGGTTGTGCGATATCAACCTCCCCAGCCCAAGCCGGTTGTGGACGCCCGGGTGGCCTATCTGGTCACCTCGATCCTGTCGGATAATGAGGCGCGAACGCCCATGTTCGGAGCGAATAGCCCGTTGCGGTTGAGCCGTCCCGCCGCGGCCAAGACCGGCACGACGACGGACTGGCGGGACAACTGGACGGTGGGGTACACGCCGTATCTGGCCGTCGGCGTGTGGGCGGGCAACAATGACGGCACGCCCATGCAACACACCTCCGGCCTCACCGGCGCGGCCCCCATCTGGCATGACTTCATGGAGGCGGTGTTCGCCGATCCGATCCTGGACGCGGCCGTCCGCTCGCCGGACGATCCGCTGGACTTCCCTCGGCCTGAGGGGATCATTGAGGCGCCGATCTGCGAGCTCTCCTCGCTGAACTTCGGCCCCGACTGTCCGGTCACGCGTTCCGAGCTCTTCATCGACCCGACCATCCCGATCACCATCGGCGTGCCCGGCGGCGAGATCGCCGCCCGGCCGGTGGTGACGGATACGGCGGCCATGATGGCGTCGCTGGATCCGGCGTGGACCGTCAGGCAGGTCATTCGCCTGGCCCCCGTGCAGGGGCCGGATAAACCCGCCCCGCTCCTGTGCACGACGGAGCTGGGGGGAGAGCCCATGGCCGTGATCCGGGTGCCGGAGGATCCGGAGGAGGCGGAGCGCGCTCGGGAGTGGGCCGCCCGCGCGGGGATCCCTGCCGAGCCGCCGCCCTGTGATGCCCAGATCGCTCGCGATATGCCGGGCGTGGTCGCCTCGGCCCGCATCACCTCGCCGGAGGCTGGCAGCGTGATCACCGGCCCGGTCGCAATCCTGGGCTCGGCCGTGTTCGACCCGAGGCAGATCCAGTTCTATAAAGTGGAATTCGGCTATGGCCATAACCCCACGGACTGGATCACCATGGGGGATGTTCACTCCACGCCGGTCGCCAACGGCTGGCTGGAAACGTGGTATGCGGATGCCCTGCCACCCGGCCCCTATGCGTTGCGGGTGGTTTTGGTAAAATGGGACGGGAATTTCCTGGCCACTGCGCCCGTCCCGGTGCAGGTTCAGCGTTAG
- a CDS encoding radical SAM protein — translation MLVKAVVDVRDRVSLLSQAARYDACPEAGRVVSAPPTRGARVPAGFLPEQRVSHVLAGGRRMPVLKILQTSACERNCFYCPFRAGRGFRRESLSPDDLAHTFDQMTRAGLVEGLFLSSGILNTTRSMDQMIATVEILRRKYEFRGYVHLKLLPGAEAAHIERAIALADRVSVNLEAPTPARLARLAPRKEFTRELWDTLHRAAALIRMMRREGRPAARAGIVTQFVVGPAGESDRELLATVQALYNAQVLSRAYFSAFSPVPDTPLEDHPPTPSLREHRLYQSDFLLRYYGFRADELVYDEDGHLVLDRDPKLAWALAHPERFPIEVNRAGRHLLLRVPGIGPRSADRILAARRWGTLRDLGQLRRLGVNTERAAPFLLLAGRAPAVQLPLFPEWRAAS, via the coding sequence ATGCTCGTAAAGGCGGTGGTGGACGTCCGTGACCGGGTGTCCTTGCTGAGTCAGGCCGCTCGATATGACGCCTGTCCGGAGGCCGGGCGGGTTGTCTCCGCCCCGCCCACGCGGGGGGCGAGGGTGCCCGCGGGATTCCTGCCGGAGCAGCGGGTCTCGCATGTCCTCGCCGGGGGACGGCGCATGCCCGTGCTCAAGATCTTGCAGACCAGCGCCTGCGAGCGGAACTGCTTCTATTGCCCCTTCCGCGCGGGTCGAGGGTTCCGCCGCGAGTCCCTTTCCCCCGACGACCTGGCTCACACCTTCGATCAGATGACCCGCGCCGGATTGGTGGAGGGGCTGTTTCTGAGCTCCGGCATCCTGAACACGACCCGCAGCATGGACCAGATGATCGCCACCGTCGAGATCCTGCGCCGGAAGTATGAGTTTCGCGGGTATGTCCACCTGAAGCTGTTGCCCGGCGCGGAGGCGGCGCACATCGAGCGGGCGATCGCGCTGGCGGATCGGGTGAGCGTGAACCTGGAGGCGCCGACGCCGGCTCGTCTGGCGCGGCTGGCGCCTCGCAAGGAGTTCACCCGTGAGCTGTGGGATACGCTGCACCGCGCGGCGGCTCTGATTCGGATGATGCGGCGGGAGGGGCGACCTGCCGCCCGCGCCGGCATCGTCACCCAATTCGTCGTCGGGCCCGCCGGGGAGAGCGATCGGGAGCTGTTGGCCACCGTGCAGGCCCTATACAATGCTCAGGTGCTCTCCCGGGCGTACTTTAGTGCCTTTTCCCCCGTCCCCGATACCCCGCTGGAGGACCATCCACCGACCCCCTCACTGCGTGAGCATCGCCTCTATCAGAGCGATTTCCTCCTCCGCTACTATGGGTTCCGCGCCGATGAGTTGGTCTATGATGAGGATGGCCATCTCGTGCTGGATCGGGATCCGAAGCTGGCCTGGGCGCTGGCGCATCCGGAGCGGTTCCCGATCGAGGTGAACCGGGCGGGGCGTCATCTTCTCCTTCGCGTGCCGGGCATCGGCCCGCGTTCGGCCGATCGCATCCTCGCGGCCCGTCGCTGGGGGACGCTGCGCGATCTGGGCCAGCTGAGGCGTCTGGGTGTGAATACGGAACGGGCGGCCCCCTTCCTCCTCCTGGCCGGGCGCGCTCCGGCCGTTCAACTCCCGCTGTTCCCCGAATGGCGCGCCGCATCCTGA
- a CDS encoding PEP-CTERM sorting domain-containing protein, which produces MLRRASILITAVILIILALSSFGGAWAAPWMQGTSTSVPGNITPPTQGDTVVRGQLDTRCANVTVYIYSGSGPDGVLLGTGLVDQDGNFVVNLLRPIELDETITIYAECAEGVFTWDTFQAPPIIPEPTTILMLGSGLAGLAGYAGLRMRARRK; this is translated from the coding sequence ATGCTCCGACGCGCTTCTATCCTCATCACGGCAGTGATCCTCATCATCTTAGCGCTCTCCTCGTTCGGTGGTGCGTGGGCAGCCCCCTGGATGCAGGGCACAAGCACCAGCGTCCCGGGGAATATCACGCCACCCACCCAGGGCGACACGGTGGTTCGAGGGCAATTGGATACCCGTTGCGCCAACGTGACCGTCTACATCTACTCGGGCAGTGGGCCCGATGGCGTGCTGCTGGGTACAGGTCTTGTAGACCAAGACGGCAACTTCGTCGTCAACCTGCTCCGTCCGATCGAGCTGGATGAGACGATCACCATCTACGCGGAATGCGCCGAAGGCGTGTTCACGTGGGATACCTTCCAGGCTCCCCCCATCATCCCCGAGCCGACCACGATCCTGATGCTGGGCAGCGGCCTGGCCGGTCTGGCTGGCTACGCGGGGTTGCGGATGCGGGCACGCCGCAAGTAA
- a CDS encoding flippase-like domain-containing protein: MDHNPDHESPFPFTISSAAGQAVRAGRFWFGLILSGGALYLALRTVDIGQVTRALGDIHPAWAGLAIISVVATVGAKAARWRGLYPEEGERPSLAALTPALLIGMMVNLLIPARLGELARIYALERLEGHSKALSLSTIAIEKWADLILLFVTFSGLLLTIAWPSWLVAWGRGLATLAVGLTLALIGALVFLERAQPLIQRGLDRLPSRWGTPLSRGWEAAHAGLAALHSAPQMGALLGWTILVWLLSAGTNLLLLRALNLPPSPLIAIALLVILQAGSALPSSPAKIGIFHYLAMVGLGLFGIPREHALAFAVWLHLIVVVQLIILGVISLMWVSLQSHRTPVSRLEA; encoded by the coding sequence TTGGATCACAACCCGGATCACGAATCTCCGTTTCCTTTCACCATCTCGTCGGCGGCCGGCCAGGCAGTAAGAGCCGGCCGCTTCTGGTTCGGCCTGATCCTGAGCGGCGGAGCGCTTTACCTGGCCCTGAGAACGGTCGATATCGGGCAGGTAACCCGGGCTCTAGGCGACATCCACCCGGCCTGGGCGGGCCTCGCCATCATCTCCGTGGTCGCCACCGTCGGGGCCAAGGCCGCCCGCTGGCGGGGGCTCTATCCAGAGGAGGGCGAGCGTCCCAGCCTGGCGGCACTGACGCCCGCCCTGCTAATCGGCATGATGGTGAACCTGCTGATCCCCGCCCGGCTGGGGGAACTCGCCCGCATCTACGCCCTGGAGCGCCTGGAGGGGCACAGCAAGGCCCTCTCCCTCAGCACCATCGCCATAGAGAAGTGGGCCGACCTGATCCTGCTATTCGTCACCTTCAGCGGCCTCCTCCTCACGATCGCATGGCCCTCCTGGCTGGTCGCGTGGGGACGAGGGCTCGCCACGCTCGCCGTGGGGCTCACCCTGGCCCTCATCGGCGCCCTCGTGTTCCTGGAGCGCGCGCAGCCCCTCATCCAGAGGGGGCTCGATCGCCTCCCCAGCCGCTGGGGAACCCCTCTCAGCCGGGGATGGGAGGCCGCCCACGCCGGGCTGGCGGCCCTTCACTCCGCCCCTCAGATGGGCGCCCTGCTGGGATGGACGATCCTCGTCTGGCTGCTGTCCGCAGGCACGAACCTGTTGCTCCTGCGAGCGCTGAACCTGCCCCCCTCACCGCTCATCGCCATCGCCCTGCTGGTGATCCTGCAGGCAGGCAGTGCGCTCCCCTCCTCGCCTGCCAAGATCGGCATCTTCCACTACCTGGCCATGGTGGGACTGGGGCTATTCGGCATCCCACGGGAGCACGCGCTGGCCTTCGCCGTGTGGTTGCATCTGATCGTGGTGGTGCAGCTCATCATCCTGGGCGTCATCAGCCTGATGTGGGTCAGTCTGCAATCCCATCGGACGCCGGTCTCGCGCCTGGAGGCCTGA
- a CDS encoding GNAT family N-acetyltransferase: MHEIEIQVRPAAQEDRARILALLDQARRQYVAFGLEDLSSLLAHPTHIFVLADTGPLLWGIACATVRPRPVAPGEEASVNWSYLRGLALTNGWRAEVGVWTLLEGLRVGLQARDATYLVAYATQPWMVHPLLKAGLRPVEHIITYERTHRALPKSVLPPHVHIRPARPDDVSDLTLLDAAAFEPLWRLASGELIGLLVTSGHFVVAERAGRLVGYVCSDVQRGLGHVHRLAVHPDVQGQGIGRALLADALAYCQSAGASLVTINTQQSNARSDRLYRRFGFRPMPRRIPVMMGEIAAREGQIAQDRPP, translated from the coding sequence ATGCACGAGATTGAAATCCAGGTCCGCCCGGCGGCGCAGGAGGATCGAGCTCGTATTCTGGCGTTGCTCGATCAGGCTCGTCGCCAATACGTGGCCTTTGGCCTCGAGGACCTTTCCAGCCTGTTGGCTCATCCCACCCACATTTTCGTCCTGGCCGATACGGGGCCGTTATTGTGGGGGATCGCGTGCGCCACGGTGCGGCCACGTCCGGTGGCCCCCGGTGAGGAGGCGTCGGTCAACTGGAGCTATCTGCGCGGGCTGGCGCTAACCAACGGCTGGCGTGCCGAAGTGGGTGTGTGGACGCTGCTGGAGGGCCTGCGTGTGGGGCTGCAGGCCCGTGATGCCACGTATCTGGTCGCCTATGCCACTCAACCGTGGATGGTACATCCTCTGTTAAAAGCGGGGTTGCGTCCCGTTGAGCACATCATCACGTATGAGCGTACTCATCGGGCGTTGCCCAAGTCCGTGCTTCCCCCTCATGTCCATATCCGCCCAGCTCGCCCGGATGACGTGTCCGACCTGACCCTGCTGGATGCGGCCGCCTTTGAGCCGCTATGGCGTTTGGCCAGCGGCGAGCTGATCGGGCTGCTGGTGACCAGTGGGCATTTCGTCGTGGCCGAGCGCGCCGGGAGGCTGGTGGGATACGTGTGCAGCGACGTGCAGCGCGGCCTGGGCCACGTGCATCGTCTGGCGGTGCATCCCGATGTGCAAGGGCAGGGGATCGGCCGGGCCCTGCTGGCCGACGCGCTGGCGTACTGCCAGTCCGCCGGTGCCTCACTGGTCACGATCAATACGCAGCAGAGCAATGCTCGATCGGATCGTCTGTATCGTCGGTTCGGATTTCGGCCGATGCCTCGGCGGATTCCCGTCATGATGGGGGAGATCGCCGCTCGCGAAGGGCAGATCGCGCAAGATCGGCCGCCGTGA
- a CDS encoding glycosyltransferase, producing MVTIVVPAYNASRTLRRCLQALHRQDIPAETYEIIVVDDGSTDDTTEIARAMGARTIRIPHSGPAAARNAGLEAAQGDLILFTDADCEPTPHWARSLLEALADPGVVGAKGTYLTRQRELIARFVQVEYEERYARMAGRERIDFIDTYSAGYRRAVLLENGGFDTTFQAPTVEDQELSFRLASKGYRLVFVPQAQVYHQHVTSIPAYFRRKYHIGYWKALMLRWLPEKAMSDSHTPQALKVQIVTLGLGGLGLAGAILWPPLGWIALLSFGLFAFSAIPFLRHAWRRDRAVSLIALPMLLVRAAALGAGLAVGTIRFAGYTGPQRPAIAGSQRIIKRLMDIVGALAGLILTLPLLPILALAIRLDSPGPIFYTQVRVGEHGRPFRMIKLRTMYAEAERSAPQPENPEELDRVVIKDAPDPRVTRVGRWLRRWSLDEIPQFINVLKGEMSLVGPRPEEARLVRLYTDEQRRRLAVKPGMTGPMQVNGRGRLSLSERLALELDYIDHYSLRRDLAILWRTIFAVWRGDGAL from the coding sequence ATGGTCACCATCGTGGTCCCGGCATACAACGCCAGCCGTACTCTGAGACGATGCCTGCAGGCGCTACATCGCCAAGACATCCCCGCCGAAACCTACGAGATCATCGTGGTCGACGACGGCTCGACCGACGACACGACCGAGATCGCCAGGGCCATGGGCGCCCGAACGATCCGAATCCCGCACAGCGGGCCCGCCGCGGCCCGCAACGCAGGGCTGGAGGCGGCGCAAGGCGACCTCATCCTCTTCACGGACGCCGACTGCGAGCCGACGCCCCATTGGGCCCGTAGTCTGTTGGAGGCGCTGGCGGACCCAGGCGTGGTCGGCGCCAAGGGCACGTACCTGACCCGCCAGCGGGAGCTCATCGCCCGCTTCGTCCAGGTGGAGTACGAGGAGCGCTACGCGCGCATGGCCGGCCGCGAGCGCATCGACTTCATCGACACGTACTCGGCCGGGTACCGCCGCGCGGTCCTCCTGGAGAACGGGGGGTTCGACACGACCTTTCAGGCCCCCACCGTGGAGGATCAGGAGCTCTCATTCCGCCTGGCCTCTAAAGGGTATCGCCTGGTCTTCGTCCCCCAGGCACAGGTGTACCACCAACACGTAACCTCCATCCCAGCCTACTTCCGGCGCAAGTACCATATCGGTTATTGGAAGGCGTTGATGCTACGCTGGCTGCCTGAGAAGGCGATGAGCGACTCGCATACCCCGCAGGCGCTGAAGGTCCAGATTGTCACGCTCGGACTGGGCGGGCTGGGGCTGGCCGGGGCGATCCTCTGGCCGCCGCTCGGGTGGATAGCCCTGCTCTCGTTCGGGCTGTTCGCGTTCAGCGCCATCCCCTTCCTCCGCCACGCCTGGCGTCGAGATCGCGCCGTATCCCTGATCGCGCTGCCCATGCTGCTGGTGCGGGCGGCGGCGCTGGGCGCTGGCCTGGCCGTGGGCACCATTCGCTTCGCCGGCTACACCGGGCCCCAGCGTCCGGCCATCGCCGGATCGCAACGGATCATCAAGCGGCTCATGGACATCGTCGGCGCCCTGGCAGGCCTGATCCTCACCCTGCCGCTCCTCCCGATCCTGGCGCTGGCGATCCGACTGGACTCGCCCGGCCCCATCTTCTACACCCAGGTGCGCGTGGGTGAGCACGGACGCCCCTTTCGCATGATCAAGCTGCGCACCATGTACGCGGAGGCGGAGCGGAGCGCGCCCCAACCGGAAAACCCGGAGGAGCTGGACCGGGTCGTGATCAAGGACGCCCCGGACCCCCGCGTCACGCGCGTCGGGCGCTGGCTACGCCGCTGGAGCCTGGACGAGATCCCCCAATTCATCAACGTGCTGAAGGGAGAGATGAGCCTGGTTGGACCACGCCCGGAGGAGGCCCGACTGGTACGCCTCTACACGGACGAGCAGCGACGGCGGCTGGCGGTGAAGCCGGGCATGACCGGCCCCATGCAGGTGAACGGCCGCGGCCGTCTCAGCCTGAGCGAACGCCTGGCGTTGGAGCTGGACTACATCGATCACTACTCGCTACGACGCGATCTGGCCATCCTCTGGCGGACGATCTTCGCCGTGTGGCGAGGGGATGGAGCCTTGTAG